A genomic segment from Pleurodeles waltl isolate 20211129_DDA chromosome 9, aPleWal1.hap1.20221129, whole genome shotgun sequence encodes:
- the LOC138259683 gene encoding C5a anaphylatoxin chemotactic receptor 1-like, giving the protein MAYVTEAYDDYEYVLRLQNETLPNVTDKDLPPSGSQTYVPVFSIGLYCLIFLLGVPGNVAVIWIIGFKVKRTAGNIWFLNLSIADLLCCLALPFVITMHAMDLHWPFGNLTCKVIPSLTLLNAYASILILTMISIDRWILVMWPVWCQNKRTLTKASITCVTIWSVALLLTSPSFIFRHLSSRSHKMTCDLTYGDQHSLESFISIFRFVLAFLIPFLVITICNCLIFVKVQRSWHSRSNKTLKVILTVVFTFFVCWFPHQVVLLILGLYPPRSALYIQTYKLHSFVVGLAYINSCINPIIYVIMGHDFKDQFKKSLRKGLIRVLADDYSQIKASNAKAKSKAPSGEEKSMDSSAL; this is encoded by the coding sequence ATGGCATACGTTACCGAAGCCTATGACGACTATGAATATGTGCTCCGCCTTCAGAATGAAACTTTGCCTAATGTTACTGACAAAGATCTTCCACCTAGTGGTTCTCAAACCTACGTTCCAGTTTTTTCCATTGGGCTTTACTGCCTCATCTTCTTGCTCGGGGTCCCCGGCAACGTAGCTGTTATCTGGATTATCGGATTCAAGGTGAAACGCACAGCAGGCAACATCTGGTTCCTCAATCTCTCTATTGCTGATCTACTGTGCTGCCTAGCCTTACCATTCGTCATCACAATGCATGCCATGGACCTCCACTGGCCATTTGGAAATCTGACTTGCAAAGTAATCCCTTCACTCACCCTTCTGAATGCATATGCCAGTATTCTCATCTTGACTATGATCAGCATTGATCGCTGGATTCTCGTTATGTGGCCTGTTTGGTGCCAGAACAAGCGGACCTTAACAAAAGCATCAATAACCTGTGTGACTATCTGGTCTGTGGCCCTCCTGCTGACCAGCCCTTCTTTCATCTTCCGCCACCTTTCCTCTCGCTCTCACAAAATGACTTGCGACCTTACCTATGGGGACCAGCACAGTCTCGAAAGCTTTATTAGTATCTTTCGATTTGTGTTAGCATTTCTTATTCCTTTCCTTGTCATTACCATCTGCAACTGTCTGATCTTTGTAAAAGTCCAAAGGAGTTGGCATTCACGCTCAAATAAGACTCTAAAGGTAATTCTTACTGTGGTATTTACCTTCTTTGTGTGCTGGTTCCCGCATCAAGTTGTACTCCTGATCTTGGGACTGTACCCTCCACGCTCTGCCCTCTACATCCAAACATACAAGTTACATTCCTTCGTGGTGGGACTGGCGTACATCAACAGCTGCATCAACCCCATCATTTATGTCATAATGGGCCATGACTTCAAAGATCAGTTCAAAAAGTCTTTACGAAAAGGACTCATCCGAGTGTTGGCAGATGACTACAGTCAAATAAAGGCTAGTAATGCCAAAGCTAAGTCAAAAGCACCCTCTGGAGAGGAGAAGTCAATGGATTCTTCTGCCTTATGA